The genome window AACTTCGATTCCTCCCGCGATACAATTTCTCCTGCTCTATGCCCCTCCCCCACCACGTTAGCGTTAGTAAGCTAGTGTCACGTGTTTGCGCTTCTCGAACGTTCGGGTTCCCGTAGTGGATGCCGCACGGAGGTAGCTGATATCACCGGCCATATCGTCATCTGCCCTGCTTTAAATCATTGCCATCATTTTTCACCATCATAGCTCACATCATCATAGATTTGGCACACATATTTCAGTCATGGCTTTTTTTCTAAGGCGCCCGTTCGCCGTTCCAACGGCTCTTCGTCAAGCCCCTAAGGCTGCGAACACCGCTCGCTTCATCCACAACTCACCCATCAAGCCTGTTCAGTCGAAGCCTCTAGGTCCCTGCTCGTCCTCAATCTTCGCACAGTCCAAACAGACCATCCAGAATGCCTTCAGGCGCACCTACATGCAGCAGTCTTACGGTACAGCTCAGCGTGGCGACCTCACCCAGCGCCTGCTCTACGGTGCGGCCATTGTGGGTGGCACTGTCATGGCTACGAACTTCATATTCAACCGTGAAACAAGAGAGGATGGCGGAATGCCTCACTACGAGCGAAGTTATCTGAATGAAACTTTTATGCACACCGGACTTGGTGTTGGTATTATCGGTATCGCCGCTAGAGCTTTGCACATGAACGGATGGTCTTATCGTTTGATGGCCACCAACCCTTGGTTGGTTGCTGGTGTTGGTCTAGCTGCCAGCATGGGCACGATGTTTGCTACCTACTATACTTCTCCCGATAAGTAAGTTTTTCGAGtgtcttttctttgttgGGTGGTATGCTGACGGGTATTTAGCTACGTAATGAAGTATGGTCTCTGGGCTGCCTTCAACGTCACTCAGGCTGCGCTTCTCTCCCCTCTGATGTTCATGCACCCTGCCCTGCTCGCTCGTGCCGGTCTTTACACTGTTGGCATGATGGGTTCGATTGCGTTCGTCGGTGCCACCGCGAAGCAGGAGAAGTACCTCTACCTAGGAGGTCCTCTCCTCGCTGGTGTGACCATCGTTGCCCTTTCCGGCTTGGCTCCCCTCGTTATTCCCGCCACTGCCGCTCGTGCTCTGATGTGGTCCGAGAAGATCTGGTTGTACGGTGGTCTTGCTGTCTTTGGTGGCTTCACCCTTTACGACGTCCAGAAGATCCTGCACCACGCTCGCTTGGCCGAACGAGGACTTGTTCGCAGGGATGTCGTCAACGAGAGCATCAGTCTGGAGTTGGACTTCATCAACATCTTCGTTCGTATGGTGCAGATCTTGGCCATGCAGCGCAACAACCGGAAATAAGCGTGATCTCGCCTTGAAGGGAAGCACCGCATCTAGCCCGCTTGAGATAGCCAAATAGTGCGAGGGAGTTTGGTGTCATTTGACTCGGCATCTTCAAGAAATTTCGTTTGTCTAATAATTGGGTTACTATTGTTTTAAGGGTGTATGGTTTTCGGAAATTTCTCTGCTTTTCGCACCGCAAACAGCCACACACACATGGCATCTGGTCGGCATACTACACTCTTCCTCTAGATTGGGTGTAGAACGTTTTCACCACCGACCTTTACCCATTTTGCTATAGCTAGAGATAGTGGAAAGACAATCCCCACTCATAgaaaaggacaaggagaaaaagaggaaagcaATGTGCTAGCTTTTCATTCTGTGCTAGATGAATTGTGGTCTACATCCGATTACGATTGAGCGTAAGATTGTCTTGGGTACATCACACTTGGACTTGTCTGAAAGCTCATATAACAAATGTCTTCAAAGTCACTTCGAACTGATGTAATAGAACTCAACACCATAGTATCAAGCAAGTCAAACAACAGATCAACAGTAGGGGCACGGTAGGCCGATTTGAGAGCCCGCCACCCGAGAACTGCGTTGAATTCTTTTTCAGATTAAGATACGTCGTTCCATTCGACCTTCCATATCCGCATAGACCACTTCCTTCCATCATGTCAGCGGGAAAAAGGACCCGAGGCTCGCCCTTATCCATGCTGACCTTGAGAAGACCCATGTCGTTAACCGAATAGTTGGCGCAATTAAGCACATCTGTGACCACAAATCCAGGTTGGTAGCCTATTGGCATGTCCAGCTCATATTTGCCGCTGTCCATACCTTGAGTTGACAAGACCATTACGAGTTGCCGGCCCTCGACGCCTTTGCGGAAACCCATCTCGCTAGACCCTGTGTagatggggaaggtctgTGAGTCTACAAATGCTGGGTCGATCTGGGCTGCATGCTTGCGGATCCTGTTCAGTCTCGTGGCTAGTTGGTAAAGCGGAGCGTTGGTGTTGTAGCCTGATAGCCATAAGGCTTCGCGGTTCTCCGGGTCACTGGCGCCTGAGAAATGTTGTTCTTGCCCTTGGTATATCATCGGTATGCCGTCGAACAGCATCGTAAATGTTAAAACGTTCTTAGCGAGCTGCGCCGGTGTTAGCCTATCATCGGTTGATACTTTCAGGGTAACTGGAGTTCGCTGCCTTACCGCGATGTCATCCTTGAAGCTTGCAAATCGAGCGACGTCATGATTCTCCGAGAACGAAGTAAGGGCAGTAACATCAGAACATGTCTGTTTCATGACCTCTACCTGATTCGTCAGAGAGCTTGTGTTGCCTTTCGTAAATGCCTCCAAGATGGAATAATAGATGGGATAATTGGGGACGCTGGGGAGGTCCTTTTGATATCCGCAGATCGTCTTCACGGACGGCTCGAAAACTTCTCCAGTAATAAAAGCGCCAGAAGCGTTTTGGAACAAAGGCAAGAAACTTGGTGTAATATGCTTCGCAGCATCCAGACGTAGGCCATCGATTGAATACGTAGCCATCATTTTTCTAATCCAGTCCATGAGCATGCTCTGAACTTGGCTATCTTCTGTCTTTAGATCTGGAAGGGgaacaacatcatcaccTGTCCAGCATGTTTGCGCCAATGGATAGTTGTCATAGTCGGTGATCTTGCAATATGGATGAAAGAACATTGAGTCATTGAATGGTC of Aspergillus fumigatus Af293 chromosome 2, whole genome shotgun sequence contains these proteins:
- a CDS encoding Bax Inhibitor family protein, producing MAFFLRRPFAVPTALRQAPKAANTARFIHNSPIKPVQSKPLGPCSSSIFAQSKQTIQNAFRRTYMQQSYGTAQRGDLTQRLLYGAAIVGGTVMATNFIFNRETREDGGMPHYERSYLNETFMHTGLGVGIIGIAARALHMNGWSYRLMATNPWLVAGVGLAASMGTMFATYYTSPDNYVMKYGLWAAFNVTQAALLSPLMFMHPALLARAGLYTVGMMGSIAFVGATAKQEKYLYLGGPLLAGVTIVALSGLAPLVIPATAARALMWSEKIWLYGGLAVFGGFTLYDVQKILHHARLAERGLVRRDVVNESISLELDFINIFVRMVQILAMQRNNRK
- a CDS encoding alpha-amylase, with the protein product MIYSLRILQWLCITAGLDLLVPSLAADTSAWKSRSIYQTMTDRFARTDGSTTHPCNTTEGLRCGGSWRGTIQHLDYIQGMGFDAIMISPIVQNVEGRVQYGEAYHGYWVQDMYALNPHFGTHQDLLDLSKAVHDRGMYLMVDTVINNLAYITDGRNPATSIDYSALRPFNDSMFFHPYCKITDYDNYPLAQTCWTGDDVVPLPDLKTEDSQVQSMLMDWIRKMMATYSIDGLRLDAAKHITPSFLPLFQNASGAFITGEVFEPSVKTICGYQKDLPSVPNYPIYYSILEAFTKGNTSSLTNQVEVMKQTCSDVTALTSFSENHDVARFASFKDDIALAKNVLTFTMLFDGIPMIYQGQEQHFSGASDPENREALWLSGYNTNAPLYQLATRLNRIRKHAAQIDPAFVDSQTFPIYTGSSEMGFRKGVEGRQLVMVLSTQGMDSGKYELDMPIGYQPGFVVTDVLNCANYSVNDMGLLKVSMDKGEPRVLFPADMMEGSGLCGYGRSNGTTYLNLKKNSTQFSGGGLSNRPTVPLLLICCLTCLILWC